A genomic stretch from Camelus ferus isolate YT-003-E chromosome 17, BCGSAC_Cfer_1.0, whole genome shotgun sequence includes:
- the SLC6A20 gene encoding sodium- and chloride-dependent transporter XTRP3 isoform X4, with protein MEKARPLWATPLQFVFACISYAVGLGNVWRFPYLCQMYGGGSFLVPYIVMLIVEGMPLLYLELAVGQRMRQGSIGAWRTISPYLSGVGVASVVVSFFLSMYYNVINAWAFWYLFHSFQVVYFTASLPYCVLLIYLIRGLTLHGATNGLAYMFTPKMEQLANPKAWINAATQIFFSLGLGFGSLIAFASYNEPSNDCQKHAIIVSLLNSSTSIFASVVTFSIYGFKATFNYESCLNKVILLLTNSFDLEDGFLTASNLEQVKGYLASAYPSKYNEVFPQIKNCSLESELDTAVQGTGLAFIVYTEAIKNMEVSQLWSVLYFFMLLMLGIGSMLGNTAAILTPLTDSKAISSYLPKEAISGLVCFINCAIGMVFTTEAGNYWFDIFNDYAATLSLLLIVLVETVAVCYLYGLRRFESDLRAMTGRKLNWYWKAMWAGVSPLLIVSLFVFYLSDYIMTGTLRYQAWDASQGQLVTKDYPPYALAIIGLLVASSTMCIPLVALGTFITRRLKRGDTAPRA; from the exons ATGGAGAAAGCGCGGCCGCTGTGGGCCACCCCGCTGCAGTTCGTGTTCGCCTGCATCTCGTATGCGGTGGGCCTGGGCAACGTGTGGCGCTTCCCCTACCTGTGCCAGATGTACGGCGGAG GTAGTTTCCTGGTGCCCTACATCGTCATGCTCATCGTGGAGGGCATGCCGCTCCTGTACCTGGAACTGGCAGTGGGGCAGCGCATGCGGCAGGGCAGCATCGGCGCCTGGAGGACAATCAGCCCCTACCTCAGTGGCGTTG GCGTGGCCAGCGTGGTGGtgtccttcttcctctccatgtACTACAACGTCATCAACGCCTGGGCCTTCTGGTACCTCTTCCACTCCTTCCAG GTGGTGTACTTCACTGCGTCGCTGCCCTACTGCGTGCTCCTCATCTACCTGATCAGGGGCCTCACGCTCCACGGAGCCACCAATGGGCTGGCGTACATGTTCACTCCCAAG ATGGAGCAGCTGGCCAACCCCAAGGCCTGGATCAACGCCGCCACCCAGATCTTTTTCTCACTCGGCCTGGGCTTCGGCAGCCTCATCGCCTTCGCCAGCTACAACGAGCCCTCCAACGACTGCCAGAAGCACGCCATCATCGTGTCCCTCCTCAACAGCTCCACCTCCATCTTTGCCAGCGTCGTCACCTTCTCCATCTATGGCTTCAAGGCCACCTTCAACTACGAAAGCTGTTTGAACAA GGTGATTCTGCTGCTGACCAACTCTTTCGACCTTGAAGATGGCTTTTTGACAGCCAGCAACCTGGAACAGGTGAAGGGCTACCTAGCATCTGCCTATCCGAGCAAATACAACGAGGTGTTCCCACAAATTAAAAACTGCAGCTTGGAATCGGAGCTCGACACG GCTGTCCAGGGCACCGGGCTGGCTTTCATCGTCTACACCGAGGCCATCAAAAACATGGAGGTGTCCCAGCTGTGGTCTGTGCTCTACTTCTTCATGCTGCTGATGCTGGGCATTGGGAGCATGCTGGGGAACACAGCCGCCATCCTCACCCCTCTGACCGACAGCAAGGCCATCTCCAGCTACCTGCCCAAGGAGGCCATCTCAG GTCTGGTGTGCTTCATCAACTGCGCCATCGGCATGGTGTTCACCACGGAGGCCGGCAACTACTGGTTCGACATCTTCAACGACTATGCGGCCACGCTGTCCCTGCTGCTCATCGTCCTGGTGGAGACGGTCGCCGTGTGTTACCTGTATGGGCTGAGGAG ATTTGAAAGCGACCTTCGGGCCATGACTGGCCGCAAGCTCAACTGGTACTGGAAGGCCATGTGGGCCGGCGTGAGCCCGCTGCTCATCGTCAGCCTCTTTGTCTTCTACCTGAGCGACTACATCATGACCGGGACCCTGCGCTACCAGGCCTGGGACGCCTCCCAG
- the SLC6A20 gene encoding sodium- and chloride-dependent transporter XTRP3 isoform X1 has product MEKARPLWATPLQFVFACISYAVGLGNVWRFPYLCQMYGGGSFLVPYIVMLIVEGMPLLYLELAVGQRMRQGSIGAWRTISPYLSGVGVASVVVSFFLSMYYNVINAWAFWYLFHSFQDPLPWSVCPVNGNRTGYDEECEKATSTQYFWYRKTLNISPSIQENGAVQWEPALCLILAWLLVYLCILRGTESTGKVVYFTASLPYCVLLIYLIRGLTLHGATNGLAYMFTPKMEQLANPKAWINAATQIFFSLGLGFGSLIAFASYNEPSNDCQKHAIIVSLLNSSTSIFASVVTFSIYGFKATFNYESCLNKVILLLTNSFDLEDGFLTASNLEQVKGYLASAYPSKYNEVFPQIKNCSLESELDTAVQGTGLAFIVYTEAIKNMEVSQLWSVLYFFMLLMLGIGSMLGNTAAILTPLTDSKAISSYLPKEAISGLVCFINCAIGMVFTTEAGNYWFDIFNDYAATLSLLLIVLVETVAVCYLYGLRRFESDLRAMTGRKLNWYWKAMWAGVSPLLIVSLFVFYLSDYIMTGTLRYQAWDASQGQLVTKDYPPYALAIIGLLVASSTMCIPLVALGTFITRRLKRGDTAPRA; this is encoded by the exons ATGGAGAAAGCGCGGCCGCTGTGGGCCACCCCGCTGCAGTTCGTGTTCGCCTGCATCTCGTATGCGGTGGGCCTGGGCAACGTGTGGCGCTTCCCCTACCTGTGCCAGATGTACGGCGGAG GTAGTTTCCTGGTGCCCTACATCGTCATGCTCATCGTGGAGGGCATGCCGCTCCTGTACCTGGAACTGGCAGTGGGGCAGCGCATGCGGCAGGGCAGCATCGGCGCCTGGAGGACAATCAGCCCCTACCTCAGTGGCGTTG GCGTGGCCAGCGTGGTGGtgtccttcttcctctccatgtACTACAACGTCATCAACGCCTGGGCCTTCTGGTACCTCTTCCACTCCTTCCAG GATCCCCTGCCATGGTCTGTCTGCCCAGTGAATGGCAACCGCACGGGCTATGATGAGGAATGTGAGAAGGCGACCTCGACACAGTACTTCTGGTACCGGAAAACCCTCAACATCTCGCCGTCCATCCAGGAAAACGGGGCGGTGCAGTGGGAGCCGGCGCTGTGCCTCATCCTGGCCTGGCTCCTGGTGTACCTGTGCATCCTGCGGGGCACCGAGTCCACTGGCAAG GTGGTGTACTTCACTGCGTCGCTGCCCTACTGCGTGCTCCTCATCTACCTGATCAGGGGCCTCACGCTCCACGGAGCCACCAATGGGCTGGCGTACATGTTCACTCCCAAG ATGGAGCAGCTGGCCAACCCCAAGGCCTGGATCAACGCCGCCACCCAGATCTTTTTCTCACTCGGCCTGGGCTTCGGCAGCCTCATCGCCTTCGCCAGCTACAACGAGCCCTCCAACGACTGCCAGAAGCACGCCATCATCGTGTCCCTCCTCAACAGCTCCACCTCCATCTTTGCCAGCGTCGTCACCTTCTCCATCTATGGCTTCAAGGCCACCTTCAACTACGAAAGCTGTTTGAACAA GGTGATTCTGCTGCTGACCAACTCTTTCGACCTTGAAGATGGCTTTTTGACAGCCAGCAACCTGGAACAGGTGAAGGGCTACCTAGCATCTGCCTATCCGAGCAAATACAACGAGGTGTTCCCACAAATTAAAAACTGCAGCTTGGAATCGGAGCTCGACACG GCTGTCCAGGGCACCGGGCTGGCTTTCATCGTCTACACCGAGGCCATCAAAAACATGGAGGTGTCCCAGCTGTGGTCTGTGCTCTACTTCTTCATGCTGCTGATGCTGGGCATTGGGAGCATGCTGGGGAACACAGCCGCCATCCTCACCCCTCTGACCGACAGCAAGGCCATCTCCAGCTACCTGCCCAAGGAGGCCATCTCAG GTCTGGTGTGCTTCATCAACTGCGCCATCGGCATGGTGTTCACCACGGAGGCCGGCAACTACTGGTTCGACATCTTCAACGACTATGCGGCCACGCTGTCCCTGCTGCTCATCGTCCTGGTGGAGACGGTCGCCGTGTGTTACCTGTATGGGCTGAGGAG ATTTGAAAGCGACCTTCGGGCCATGACTGGCCGCAAGCTCAACTGGTACTGGAAGGCCATGTGGGCCGGCGTGAGCCCGCTGCTCATCGTCAGCCTCTTTGTCTTCTACCTGAGCGACTACATCATGACCGGGACCCTGCGCTACCAGGCCTGGGACGCCTCCCAG
- the SLC6A20 gene encoding sodium- and chloride-dependent transporter XTRP3 isoform X2 codes for MAEGLRRRGPRPTGEAVAQLPAGTAGSFLVPYIVMLIVEGMPLLYLELAVGQRMRQGSIGAWRTISPYLSGVGVASVVVSFFLSMYYNVINAWAFWYLFHSFQDPLPWSVCPVNGNRTGYDEECEKATSTQYFWYRKTLNISPSIQENGAVQWEPALCLILAWLLVYLCILRGTESTGKVVYFTASLPYCVLLIYLIRGLTLHGATNGLAYMFTPKMEQLANPKAWINAATQIFFSLGLGFGSLIAFASYNEPSNDCQKHAIIVSLLNSSTSIFASVVTFSIYGFKATFNYESCLNKVILLLTNSFDLEDGFLTASNLEQVKGYLASAYPSKYNEVFPQIKNCSLESELDTAVQGTGLAFIVYTEAIKNMEVSQLWSVLYFFMLLMLGIGSMLGNTAAILTPLTDSKAISSYLPKEAISGLVCFINCAIGMVFTTEAGNYWFDIFNDYAATLSLLLIVLVETVAVCYLYGLRRFESDLRAMTGRKLNWYWKAMWAGVSPLLIVSLFVFYLSDYIMTGTLRYQAWDASQGQLVTKDYPPYALAIIGLLVASSTMCIPLVALGTFITRRLKRGDTAPRA; via the exons ATGGCCGAGGGGCTGCGGAGGAGGGGGCCGAGACCAACCGGAGAAGCAGTGGCTCAGCTGCCGGCGGGGACAGCCG GTAGTTTCCTGGTGCCCTACATCGTCATGCTCATCGTGGAGGGCATGCCGCTCCTGTACCTGGAACTGGCAGTGGGGCAGCGCATGCGGCAGGGCAGCATCGGCGCCTGGAGGACAATCAGCCCCTACCTCAGTGGCGTTG GCGTGGCCAGCGTGGTGGtgtccttcttcctctccatgtACTACAACGTCATCAACGCCTGGGCCTTCTGGTACCTCTTCCACTCCTTCCAG GATCCCCTGCCATGGTCTGTCTGCCCAGTGAATGGCAACCGCACGGGCTATGATGAGGAATGTGAGAAGGCGACCTCGACACAGTACTTCTGGTACCGGAAAACCCTCAACATCTCGCCGTCCATCCAGGAAAACGGGGCGGTGCAGTGGGAGCCGGCGCTGTGCCTCATCCTGGCCTGGCTCCTGGTGTACCTGTGCATCCTGCGGGGCACCGAGTCCACTGGCAAG GTGGTGTACTTCACTGCGTCGCTGCCCTACTGCGTGCTCCTCATCTACCTGATCAGGGGCCTCACGCTCCACGGAGCCACCAATGGGCTGGCGTACATGTTCACTCCCAAG ATGGAGCAGCTGGCCAACCCCAAGGCCTGGATCAACGCCGCCACCCAGATCTTTTTCTCACTCGGCCTGGGCTTCGGCAGCCTCATCGCCTTCGCCAGCTACAACGAGCCCTCCAACGACTGCCAGAAGCACGCCATCATCGTGTCCCTCCTCAACAGCTCCACCTCCATCTTTGCCAGCGTCGTCACCTTCTCCATCTATGGCTTCAAGGCCACCTTCAACTACGAAAGCTGTTTGAACAA GGTGATTCTGCTGCTGACCAACTCTTTCGACCTTGAAGATGGCTTTTTGACAGCCAGCAACCTGGAACAGGTGAAGGGCTACCTAGCATCTGCCTATCCGAGCAAATACAACGAGGTGTTCCCACAAATTAAAAACTGCAGCTTGGAATCGGAGCTCGACACG GCTGTCCAGGGCACCGGGCTGGCTTTCATCGTCTACACCGAGGCCATCAAAAACATGGAGGTGTCCCAGCTGTGGTCTGTGCTCTACTTCTTCATGCTGCTGATGCTGGGCATTGGGAGCATGCTGGGGAACACAGCCGCCATCCTCACCCCTCTGACCGACAGCAAGGCCATCTCCAGCTACCTGCCCAAGGAGGCCATCTCAG GTCTGGTGTGCTTCATCAACTGCGCCATCGGCATGGTGTTCACCACGGAGGCCGGCAACTACTGGTTCGACATCTTCAACGACTATGCGGCCACGCTGTCCCTGCTGCTCATCGTCCTGGTGGAGACGGTCGCCGTGTGTTACCTGTATGGGCTGAGGAG ATTTGAAAGCGACCTTCGGGCCATGACTGGCCGCAAGCTCAACTGGTACTGGAAGGCCATGTGGGCCGGCGTGAGCCCGCTGCTCATCGTCAGCCTCTTTGTCTTCTACCTGAGCGACTACATCATGACCGGGACCCTGCGCTACCAGGCCTGGGACGCCTCCCAG
- the SLC6A20 gene encoding sodium- and chloride-dependent transporter XTRP3 isoform X3 gives MIKGSFLVPYIVMLIVEGMPLLYLELAVGQRMRQGSIGAWRTISPYLSGVGVASVVVSFFLSMYYNVINAWAFWYLFHSFQDPLPWSVCPVNGNRTGYDEECEKATSTQYFWYRKTLNISPSIQENGAVQWEPALCLILAWLLVYLCILRGTESTGKVVYFTASLPYCVLLIYLIRGLTLHGATNGLAYMFTPKMEQLANPKAWINAATQIFFSLGLGFGSLIAFASYNEPSNDCQKHAIIVSLLNSSTSIFASVVTFSIYGFKATFNYESCLNKVILLLTNSFDLEDGFLTASNLEQVKGYLASAYPSKYNEVFPQIKNCSLESELDTAVQGTGLAFIVYTEAIKNMEVSQLWSVLYFFMLLMLGIGSMLGNTAAILTPLTDSKAISSYLPKEAISGLVCFINCAIGMVFTTEAGNYWFDIFNDYAATLSLLLIVLVETVAVCYLYGLRRFESDLRAMTGRKLNWYWKAMWAGVSPLLIVSLFVFYLSDYIMTGTLRYQAWDASQGQLVTKDYPPYALAIIGLLVASSTMCIPLVALGTFITRRLKRGDTAPRA, from the exons GTAGTTTCCTGGTGCCCTACATCGTCATGCTCATCGTGGAGGGCATGCCGCTCCTGTACCTGGAACTGGCAGTGGGGCAGCGCATGCGGCAGGGCAGCATCGGCGCCTGGAGGACAATCAGCCCCTACCTCAGTGGCGTTG GCGTGGCCAGCGTGGTGGtgtccttcttcctctccatgtACTACAACGTCATCAACGCCTGGGCCTTCTGGTACCTCTTCCACTCCTTCCAG GATCCCCTGCCATGGTCTGTCTGCCCAGTGAATGGCAACCGCACGGGCTATGATGAGGAATGTGAGAAGGCGACCTCGACACAGTACTTCTGGTACCGGAAAACCCTCAACATCTCGCCGTCCATCCAGGAAAACGGGGCGGTGCAGTGGGAGCCGGCGCTGTGCCTCATCCTGGCCTGGCTCCTGGTGTACCTGTGCATCCTGCGGGGCACCGAGTCCACTGGCAAG GTGGTGTACTTCACTGCGTCGCTGCCCTACTGCGTGCTCCTCATCTACCTGATCAGGGGCCTCACGCTCCACGGAGCCACCAATGGGCTGGCGTACATGTTCACTCCCAAG ATGGAGCAGCTGGCCAACCCCAAGGCCTGGATCAACGCCGCCACCCAGATCTTTTTCTCACTCGGCCTGGGCTTCGGCAGCCTCATCGCCTTCGCCAGCTACAACGAGCCCTCCAACGACTGCCAGAAGCACGCCATCATCGTGTCCCTCCTCAACAGCTCCACCTCCATCTTTGCCAGCGTCGTCACCTTCTCCATCTATGGCTTCAAGGCCACCTTCAACTACGAAAGCTGTTTGAACAA GGTGATTCTGCTGCTGACCAACTCTTTCGACCTTGAAGATGGCTTTTTGACAGCCAGCAACCTGGAACAGGTGAAGGGCTACCTAGCATCTGCCTATCCGAGCAAATACAACGAGGTGTTCCCACAAATTAAAAACTGCAGCTTGGAATCGGAGCTCGACACG GCTGTCCAGGGCACCGGGCTGGCTTTCATCGTCTACACCGAGGCCATCAAAAACATGGAGGTGTCCCAGCTGTGGTCTGTGCTCTACTTCTTCATGCTGCTGATGCTGGGCATTGGGAGCATGCTGGGGAACACAGCCGCCATCCTCACCCCTCTGACCGACAGCAAGGCCATCTCCAGCTACCTGCCCAAGGAGGCCATCTCAG GTCTGGTGTGCTTCATCAACTGCGCCATCGGCATGGTGTTCACCACGGAGGCCGGCAACTACTGGTTCGACATCTTCAACGACTATGCGGCCACGCTGTCCCTGCTGCTCATCGTCCTGGTGGAGACGGTCGCCGTGTGTTACCTGTATGGGCTGAGGAG ATTTGAAAGCGACCTTCGGGCCATGACTGGCCGCAAGCTCAACTGGTACTGGAAGGCCATGTGGGCCGGCGTGAGCCCGCTGCTCATCGTCAGCCTCTTTGTCTTCTACCTGAGCGACTACATCATGACCGGGACCCTGCGCTACCAGGCCTGGGACGCCTCCCAG